A DNA window from Solanum lycopersicum chromosome 3, SLM_r2.1 contains the following coding sequences:
- the LOC101262193 gene encoding uncharacterized protein isoform X3 — protein sequence MRCIQMFSHCLLSNLSFAVPNSKPQLFPIRFSCHCNTFFYCNLIRPEQVCHKLRSYAPLVPLAARSSSSKRTEDTEEVIAEAREAVSYYLQELGVSHKESIEVALNSPNYVSMLIDSVRELDEFSLWNSTDFEKAYDPVPAIPPFKSKVYLMAKQKGDKGMLPFLESIGLTLSSATHLARYLSSNSLFQTLPTLINKVKYVKKIFFANSDDGGHIARNARQMMMHLSISIDEDVQQTLSFFQKIQARRGGLHLLGSQDASFRHLIESFPRLLLLPKESHMKRLMVFLDDIGVVEGCKRQILLLFPPIIFYDIEKDVRPRLQAILKDGLEAKDFGQMLLKYPWILSRSILQNYENILIFFDDEKVPKISVSQAIKSCPLLLGLSVNKLKLVVEQLGDFGIRNQKLGKVIATSPQLLLQKPQEFHQNDVLDACWAFEEGSSTNGLQVLSIAWLQHRRSSQA from the exons ATGCGTTGcatacaaatgttttcacattgcCTTTTAAGTAATTTGTCATTCGCCGTCCCAAACTCAAAACCTCAACTTTTCCCTATTCGTTTCTCTTGCCATTGCAATACCTTTTTCTACTGCAATCTTATACGTCCAGAGCAAGTCTGTCATAAATTGAGGAGTTATGCGCCACTTGTACCTCTTGCTGCTAGGTCTTCGTCGTCAAAACGAACAGAAGACACGGAAGAAGTAATCGCTGAAGCTAGGGAGGCTGTCAGCTATTACCTACAAGAACTTGGTGTTTCTCATAAGGAATCCATCGAAGTAGCCCTCAACTCACCTAATTACGTTAGCATGCTGATAGATAGCGTCCGTGAACTGGATGAGTTTTCCTTATGGAATTCCACTGACTTTGAAAAAGCATATGACCCGGTTCCTGCAATTCCACCTTTCAAGAGCAAGGTCTACCTGATGGCAAAACAAAAAGGTGATAAGGGTATGCTTCCCTTCTTGGAGAGCATTGGCCTCACTCTCTCTTCCGCAACACACTTAGCTCGCTACCTTTCCTCGAATTCTCTGTTTCAGACACTACCTACCCTTATCAATAAG GTTAAGTATGTGAAGAAAATATTCTTCGCAAACAGTGATGATGGAGGACATATTGCTAGAAATGCCCGGCAAATGATGATGCACTTGTCCATCAGTATTGATGAGGATGTCCAGCAGACCTTGTCATTTTTTCAGAAG ATCCAAGCAAGACGTGGAGGTCTACATTTGTTAGGTTCTCAAGATGCATCTTTCCGACATCTTATTGAGTCATTTCCACGACTTCTTTTGCTACCTAAGGAGAGTCATATGAAGCGCCTGATGGTATTTCTTGATGATATTGGAGTGGTGGAAGGATGTAAGAGAcaaattcttcttttatttcCGCCTATTATTTTCTATGACATTGAAAAGGATGTTAGACCAAGACTGCAGGCGATCCTTAAG GATGGTCTGGAGGCTAAAGATTTTGGGCAGATGTTGCTGAAATATCCATGGATTCTTTCAAGGAGCATTCTGCAAAACTACGAGAACATTCTGATTTtctttgatgatgagaag GTGCCAAAAATTAGTGTATCTCAGGCAATTAAAAGCTGCCCGCTCCTTTTGGGGTTATCAGTTAACAAGCTGAAATTGGTGGTGGAACAGTTGGGTGACTTCGGCATTCGAAACCAGAAGTTGGGTAAGGTGATTGCTACAAGTCCTCAGTTATTACTACAGAAGCCTCAGGAATTCCATCAG AATGATGTACTTGATGCATGTTGGGCTTTCGAAGAGGGAAGTAGCACTAATGGTTTGCAGGTTCTCTCCATTGCTTGGCTACAGCATAGACGAAGTTCTCAAGCCTAA
- the LOC101262193 gene encoding transcription termination factor MTERF2, chloroplastic isoform X1: MRCIQMFSHCLLSNLSFAVPNSKPQLFPIRFSCHCNTFFYCNLIRPEQVCHKLRSYAPLVPLAARSSSSKRTEDTEEVIAEAREAVSYYLQELGVSHKESIEVALNSPNYVSMLIDSVRELDEFSLWNSTDFEKAYDPVPAIPPFKSKVYLMAKQKGDKGMLPFLESIGLTLSSATHLARYLSSNSLFQTLPTLINKVKYVKKIFFANSDDGGHIARNARQMMMHLSISIDEDVQQTLSFFQKIQARRGGLHLLGSQDASFRHLIESFPRLLLLPKESHMKRLMVFLDDIGVVEGCKRQILLLFPPIIFYDIEKDVRPRLQAILKDGLEAKDFGQMLLKYPWILSRSILQNYENILIFFDDEKVPKISVSQAIKSCPLLLGLSVNKLKLVVEQLGDFGIRNQKLGKVIATSPQLLLQKPQEFHQIVCFLRDLGLDDDIIGRILGRCPEIFASSIGRTLKRKLNFLMGIGVSRSHLPRIIRKYPEFFVCDIHRALRPRMMYLMHVGLSKREVALMVCRFSPLLGYSIDEVLKPKVEFLMNSMGKPISDVVEYPRYFSYSLEKKIKPRYWVLNGRNMECSLKSMLGKNDEEFAAEFGKGKMLVPPL; the protein is encoded by the exons ATGCGTTGcatacaaatgttttcacattgcCTTTTAAGTAATTTGTCATTCGCCGTCCCAAACTCAAAACCTCAACTTTTCCCTATTCGTTTCTCTTGCCATTGCAATACCTTTTTCTACTGCAATCTTATACGTCCAGAGCAAGTCTGTCATAAATTGAGGAGTTATGCGCCACTTGTACCTCTTGCTGCTAGGTCTTCGTCGTCAAAACGAACAGAAGACACGGAAGAAGTAATCGCTGAAGCTAGGGAGGCTGTCAGCTATTACCTACAAGAACTTGGTGTTTCTCATAAGGAATCCATCGAAGTAGCCCTCAACTCACCTAATTACGTTAGCATGCTGATAGATAGCGTCCGTGAACTGGATGAGTTTTCCTTATGGAATTCCACTGACTTTGAAAAAGCATATGACCCGGTTCCTGCAATTCCACCTTTCAAGAGCAAGGTCTACCTGATGGCAAAACAAAAAGGTGATAAGGGTATGCTTCCCTTCTTGGAGAGCATTGGCCTCACTCTCTCTTCCGCAACACACTTAGCTCGCTACCTTTCCTCGAATTCTCTGTTTCAGACACTACCTACCCTTATCAATAAG GTTAAGTATGTGAAGAAAATATTCTTCGCAAACAGTGATGATGGAGGACATATTGCTAGAAATGCCCGGCAAATGATGATGCACTTGTCCATCAGTATTGATGAGGATGTCCAGCAGACCTTGTCATTTTTTCAGAAG ATCCAAGCAAGACGTGGAGGTCTACATTTGTTAGGTTCTCAAGATGCATCTTTCCGACATCTTATTGAGTCATTTCCACGACTTCTTTTGCTACCTAAGGAGAGTCATATGAAGCGCCTGATGGTATTTCTTGATGATATTGGAGTGGTGGAAGGATGTAAGAGAcaaattcttcttttatttcCGCCTATTATTTTCTATGACATTGAAAAGGATGTTAGACCAAGACTGCAGGCGATCCTTAAG GATGGTCTGGAGGCTAAAGATTTTGGGCAGATGTTGCTGAAATATCCATGGATTCTTTCAAGGAGCATTCTGCAAAACTACGAGAACATTCTGATTTtctttgatgatgagaag GTGCCAAAAATTAGTGTATCTCAGGCAATTAAAAGCTGCCCGCTCCTTTTGGGGTTATCAGTTAACAAGCTGAAATTGGTGGTGGAACAGTTGGGTGACTTCGGCATTCGAAACCAGAAGTTGGGTAAGGTGATTGCTACAAGTCCTCAGTTATTACTACAGAAGCCTCAGGAATTCCATCAG ATAGTGTGCTTCTTAAGGGATCTAGGCCTGGATGATGATATTATTGGTAGGATTCTTGGTCGCTGTCCTGAAATTTTTGCATCGAGCATCGGGAGAACTCTTAAGAGAAAACTCAACTTCCTAATGGGTATTGGAGTTTCCAGAAGTCATCTTCCCAGGATTATCAGGAAATATCCCGAGTTTTTTGTATGTGATATCCACAGAGCTTTACGTCCAAG AATGATGTACTTGATGCATGTTGGGCTTTCGAAGAGGGAAGTAGCACTAATGGTTTGCAGGTTCTCTCCATTGCTTGGCTACAGCATAGACGAAGTTCTCAAGCCTAAGGTAGAATTTCTGATGAATTCAATGGGAAAACCAATAAGTGATGTAGTTGAATACCCAAGATATTTCAGCTATTCTTTAGAGAAGAAGATAAAACCTAGATATTGGGTGCTCAATGGTAGAAACATGGAATGCAGCTTGAAAAGTATGTTGGGTAAAAATGATGAAGAATTTGCTGCAGAGTTTGGAAAGGGGAAGATGCTTGTCCCCCCACTTTAA
- the LOC101261699 gene encoding uncharacterized protein: MDRGGNGWSLSSCTYGYTLAVIVIILTCHLLNSRLPFALSFLSVLFGFRERSAANPHAESNGHPDVSPSAPSEVRITAVVSDLDLKNLIDVVNNKFQANEKWEDVINRRTDRFSYCARCCKLKDEPLKYLSVTVFENCSVEMLRDFYMDNDFRKFWDKTLIEHKQLQVDSSSGTEIGLMIKKFPLLTPREYILAWRVWEGNDGSFYCFTKECEYPLAQRKKKYVRVRLFRSGWRIKKISGRNACEIQMVHQEDAGLNVEMAKLAFAKGIWSYVCKMDDALRQYKAVDHHSQLTSGVTAVTLIQKVPLGLDTVDHTRGLINPEICTSSDYCGGVSHECNARERRNEPSSNLVPNILMLLGGAICMSRGLSNLGSKVAMACILSKLVKLNGMRSKNLQRFSQIEVQTREECTMISEDELQCDYSSVTS, encoded by the exons ATGGATCGAGGAGGAAACGGATGGTCGCTGTCTTCGTGTACTTACGGGTATACCCTGGCGGTCATAGTGATCATACTGACATGTCATTTGCTGAACTCTCGCCTTCCATTTGCCTTGTCTTTCCTATCCGTCCTCTTCGGATTTAGAGAACGATCTGCTGCGAATCCACATGCCGAATCCAATGGTCATCCTGATGTCTCTCCCTCTGCTCCTTCTGAAGTAag GATCACTGCAGTGGTATCTGATCTAGATCTGAAGAATTTGATTGACGTcgtaaataataaatttcaagCTAATGAGAAATGGGAAGATGTCATTAACCGGAGAACAGATCGTTTTTCCTACTGTGCACGGTGTTGTAAACTGAAG GATGAGCCTCTTAAATATCTAAGTGTCACTGTATTTGAAAATTGCTCTGTTGAGATGCTAAGAGATTTTTACATGGACAATGATTTCCGGAAATTTTGGGACAAAACCTTGATTGAGCATAAGCAGTTGCAGGTGGATTCAAGCAGCGGAACTGAAATTGGACTCATGATAAAGAAGTTTCCACTATTGACTCCCAGAGAGTACATATTAGCTTGGAGAGTGTGGGAAGGCAATGACGGATCCTTCTACTGTTTTACCAAG GAATGTGAATATCCTTTGGCACAAAGAAAGAAGAAGTATGTCAGGGTTAGGCTCTTTAGATCTGGTTGGAGAATCAAGAAAA TTTCTGGTAGGAATGCCTGTGAGATTCAAATGGTACACCAAGAAGATGCTGGTCTTAACGTTGAAATGGCAAAACTAGCCTTTGCAAAAGGCATATGGAGCTATGTTTGTAAAATGGATGATGCACTTCGCCAATACAAAGCAGTTGACCACCATTCTCAATTGACTTCAGGTGTGACTGCCGTCACGTTAATTCAAAAG GTTCCACTTGGGTTAGACACCGTAGACCACACAAGGGGACTAATCAATCCAGAAATCTGCACAAGTAGTGACTATTGCGGTGGAGTGTCACATGAATGCAATGCTAGGGAACGAAGAAATGAGCCATCAAGCAATCTGGTGCCAAATATTCTAATGCTCCTGGGTGGTGCAATCTGCATGTCTAGAGGGCTCTCTAACTTGGGATCAAAGGTTGCCATGGCATGTATCCTGAGTAAGCTTGTGAAACTCAATGGCATGAGAAGCAAAAACTTACAGAGATTTAGCCAGATAGAGGTTCAGACACGCGAAGAATGTACGATGATAAGTGAAGATGAGCTTCAGTGCGACTACTCAAGTGTCACCTCTTGA
- the LOC101248763 gene encoding pollen receptor-like kinase 1, giving the protein MPQIDGVLLWLGKGRMMTEVEDAGLSPVTFACSSSSSSSLRRSLLIIFLLVVSLITFVSSQPDDDDDHHYVPDAKSSSEALFNFKSSLSTSSGKGKEVLGSWVPSTSPCTGDNANWLGVICLEGDVWGLQLENLDLSGEIDIDSLLPLHFLRTLSFMNNNFKGPMPDWNKLFALKSLYLSNNNFSGQIPDDAFKGMIYLKKLYLANNQFTGNIPTSLATSCPRLFDLTLQNNKFTGSIPDFRGGVLKLLNVSNNQLDGPIPPSLSLMDPTAFAGNKGMCGKPLESVCNSPIPEANTTTPPNTLNSTINTTQSGDIDNKSPSLLSRVMLIVAVCLVVLCLVIVLILIILRRRSQNNPQLTSRAAVESSNIDGDQNMTVSSLAALPDTTMSGNPTYNARHDDNNKASAEAPGATVVGKLSFVRDDRTRFDLQDLLRASAEVLGSGNLGSSYKALLMDGQAVVVKRFKQMNHVAKEDFHEHMRRLGRLSHPNLLPLVAYYYRKEEKLLVYDYASNGSLASHLHGNHSRLDWSSRLKIIKGVAKALAYLHNELPSLALPHGHLKSSNVLLDKYSNPLLMDYTLAPLVNLSQVQHLLVAYKAPEYAQQGRITRKTDVWSLGILILETLTGKFPTNYLALSTGYGTELATWIDTIIKDNESAFDKEMDQLTHQGQIQKLFNIGVACCQEDLDTRWDLKEAIESIQALNDKDDQVDDGV; this is encoded by the exons ATGCCTCAAATTGATGGTGTTTTGTTGTGGTTAGGCAAAGGAAGGATGATGACGGAGGTGGAGGATGCCGGCCTGTCACCAGTTACGTTTGCAtgttcttcatcatcatcatcatcactaaGAAGATCATTATTGATCATTTTCCTTCTTGTTGTATCTTTGATCACATTTGTATCGTCTCAACCGGACGATGACGATGATCATCATTATGTTCCCGATGCAAAGAGCTCTTCGGAGGCCCTCTTCAACTTTAAAAGCTCCCTATCTACATCTTCAGGTAAAGGAAAAGAGGTACTCGGGTCTTGGGTTCCATCGACAAGTCCCTGTACCGGGGACAATGCGAATTGGTTGGGAGTAATTTGCTTGGAAGGGGATGTATGGGGTTTGCAACTAGAAAACTTGGACCTCTCAGGTGAAATTGATATAGATTCATTGCTTCCTTTGCATTTCCTCCGGACCCTAAGCTTTATGAACAACAACTTCAAGGGGCCAATGCCTGATTGGAACAAACTTTTTGCCCTCAAGTCATTGTACTTGTCCAATAATAACTTCTCTGGTCAGATCCCCGATGATGCCTTCAAGGGTATGATTTATCTCAAGAAACTTTATTTGGCCAACAACCAATTCACAGGTAACATTCCCACCTCCCTCGCTACCTCCTGCCCCAGGCTCTTCGACTTGACCCTCCAAAACAACAAATTCACTGGCTCTATACCTGATTTCCGCGGTGGTGTTCTCAAACTCCTCAATGTATCCAACAACCAACTCGACGGTCCAATCCCTCCTTCTCTTTCATTAATGGATCCAACAGCATTCGCAG GCAACAAAGGCATGTGTGGGAAGCCTTTGGAATCAGTTTGCAACTCCCCAATTCCAGAAGCAAATACTACTACTCCgcctaacactctcaactctaCCATCAACACCACCCAATCTGGTGATATAGATAACAAGTCGCCCTCTCTCCTGAGTAGAGTGATGTTGATCGTTGCAGTTTGTTTGGTGGTCTTATGTCTCGTGATTGTCTTAATTCTTATCATTCTCCGCCGCCGCAGCCAAAATAATCCACAACTCACCAGCCGGGCTGCAGTTGAGTCAAGTAATATTGATGGGGATCAAAACATGACCGTTTCATCATTAGCAGCCCTTCCTGATACGACCATGAGTGGCAATCCAACTTATAATGCAAGACACGATGACAATAACAAGGCATCAGCAGAGGCACCAGGCGCAACAGTGGTGGGTAAGTTATCCTTCGTTAGAGATGACCGCACAAGATTTGATCTACAGGACTTGCTAAGAGCATCCGCGGAGGTGCTTGGCAGTGGGAACCTGGGGTCCTCTTACAAGGCACTACTTATGGATGGCCAAGCCGTCGTGGTGAAGAGGTTTAAGCAAATGAACCATGTCGCTAAAGAAGACTTCCACGAGCACATGAGGAGGTTGGGCAGACTAAGCCACCCAAACTTACTCCCCCTTGTCGCCTATTATTATAGGAAAGAAGAGAAGCTGCTTGTTTATGACTATGCCTCCAATGGTAGCTTGGCCAGTCACCTCCAtg GCAATCACTCTAGGCTGGACTGGTCAAGCCGCTTGAAAATCATAAAAGGAGTTGCAAAGGCGTTGGCCTACCTTCACAACGAGCTGCCAAGCCTAGCACTTCCGCACGGTCACCTCAAGTCATCAAATGTACTTCTGGACAAATATTCTAATCCATTGTTGATGGATTACACATTGGCGCCCCTGGTGAATCTTTCCCAAGTCCAACATCTTTTAGTGGCTTACAAAGCCCCTGAGTATGCACAACAAGGCCGCATCACAAGGAAGACTGATGTTTGGAGCCTTGGGATTCTAATACTAGAGACCCTCACCGGTAAATTCCCAACAAACTATCTTGCTCTCAGCACTGGCTATGGCACCGAACTGGCTACCTGGATTGACACCAtcattaaagataatgaatcggCTTTTGACAAAGAGATGGACCAGCTCACGCATCAAGGACAGATCCAAAAGCTCTTCAACATTGGAGTGGCTTGCTGTCAAGAAGATTTGGATACAAGGTGGGATCTCAAGGAAGCTATTGAAAGTATACAAGCCTTAAATGACAAGGACGATCAAGTTGATGATGGAGTTTAA
- the LOC101262193 gene encoding transcription termination factor MTERF2, chloroplastic isoform X2, with protein sequence MRCIQMFSHCLLSNLSFAVPNSKPQLFPIRFSCHCNTFFYCNLIRPEQVCHKLRSYAPLVPLAARSSSSKRTEDTEEVIAEAREAVSYYLQELGVSHKESIEVALNSPNYVSMLIDSVRELDEFSLWNSTDFEKAYDPVPAIPPFKSKVYLMAKQKGDKGMLPFLESIGLTLSSATHLARYLSSNSLFQTLPTLINKVKYVKKIFFANSDDGGHIARNARQMMMHLSISIDEDVQQTLSFFQKIQARRGGLHLLGSQDASFRHLIESFPRLLLLPKESHMKRLMVFLDDIGVVEGCKRQILLLFPPIIFYDIEKDVRPRLQAILKDGLEAKDFGQMLLKYPWILSRSILQNYENILIFFDDEKIVCFLRDLGLDDDIIGRILGRCPEIFASSIGRTLKRKLNFLMGIGVSRSHLPRIIRKYPEFFVCDIHRALRPRMMYLMHVGLSKREVALMVCRFSPLLGYSIDEVLKPKVEFLMNSMGKPISDVVEYPRYFSYSLEKKIKPRYWVLNGRNMECSLKSMLGKNDEEFAAEFGKGKMLVPPL encoded by the exons ATGCGTTGcatacaaatgttttcacattgcCTTTTAAGTAATTTGTCATTCGCCGTCCCAAACTCAAAACCTCAACTTTTCCCTATTCGTTTCTCTTGCCATTGCAATACCTTTTTCTACTGCAATCTTATACGTCCAGAGCAAGTCTGTCATAAATTGAGGAGTTATGCGCCACTTGTACCTCTTGCTGCTAGGTCTTCGTCGTCAAAACGAACAGAAGACACGGAAGAAGTAATCGCTGAAGCTAGGGAGGCTGTCAGCTATTACCTACAAGAACTTGGTGTTTCTCATAAGGAATCCATCGAAGTAGCCCTCAACTCACCTAATTACGTTAGCATGCTGATAGATAGCGTCCGTGAACTGGATGAGTTTTCCTTATGGAATTCCACTGACTTTGAAAAAGCATATGACCCGGTTCCTGCAATTCCACCTTTCAAGAGCAAGGTCTACCTGATGGCAAAACAAAAAGGTGATAAGGGTATGCTTCCCTTCTTGGAGAGCATTGGCCTCACTCTCTCTTCCGCAACACACTTAGCTCGCTACCTTTCCTCGAATTCTCTGTTTCAGACACTACCTACCCTTATCAATAAG GTTAAGTATGTGAAGAAAATATTCTTCGCAAACAGTGATGATGGAGGACATATTGCTAGAAATGCCCGGCAAATGATGATGCACTTGTCCATCAGTATTGATGAGGATGTCCAGCAGACCTTGTCATTTTTTCAGAAG ATCCAAGCAAGACGTGGAGGTCTACATTTGTTAGGTTCTCAAGATGCATCTTTCCGACATCTTATTGAGTCATTTCCACGACTTCTTTTGCTACCTAAGGAGAGTCATATGAAGCGCCTGATGGTATTTCTTGATGATATTGGAGTGGTGGAAGGATGTAAGAGAcaaattcttcttttatttcCGCCTATTATTTTCTATGACATTGAAAAGGATGTTAGACCAAGACTGCAGGCGATCCTTAAG GATGGTCTGGAGGCTAAAGATTTTGGGCAGATGTTGCTGAAATATCCATGGATTCTTTCAAGGAGCATTCTGCAAAACTACGAGAACATTCTGATTTtctttgatgatgagaag ATAGTGTGCTTCTTAAGGGATCTAGGCCTGGATGATGATATTATTGGTAGGATTCTTGGTCGCTGTCCTGAAATTTTTGCATCGAGCATCGGGAGAACTCTTAAGAGAAAACTCAACTTCCTAATGGGTATTGGAGTTTCCAGAAGTCATCTTCCCAGGATTATCAGGAAATATCCCGAGTTTTTTGTATGTGATATCCACAGAGCTTTACGTCCAAG AATGATGTACTTGATGCATGTTGGGCTTTCGAAGAGGGAAGTAGCACTAATGGTTTGCAGGTTCTCTCCATTGCTTGGCTACAGCATAGACGAAGTTCTCAAGCCTAAGGTAGAATTTCTGATGAATTCAATGGGAAAACCAATAAGTGATGTAGTTGAATACCCAAGATATTTCAGCTATTCTTTAGAGAAGAAGATAAAACCTAGATATTGGGTGCTCAATGGTAGAAACATGGAATGCAGCTTGAAAAGTATGTTGGGTAAAAATGATGAAGAATTTGCTGCAGAGTTTGGAAAGGGGAAGATGCTTGTCCCCCCACTTTAA